A window from Candidatus Krumholzibacteriota bacterium encodes these proteins:
- a CDS encoding carbamoyltransferase C-terminal domain-containing protein: MKSDCNILGITSPMSWDSSACILKSGQLFAAAEEEKIIRIKHAPHHEPINSIDFCLKTSNLSMKDIDCIATAYMSNEEYLVRRFLYGLKYLSIDDLLAPYYYFKNSEHFKKLNSWNILNKNKNKLINVEHHLAHSFHSFSSSEFEKALVISLDGEGETVSGLISVFYRRGFQILHRIPLKYSLGSMYESFTDFIGYSSHYDEGKVMGLSSYGTANDTIVNDLVKSDQKCTFRIATRKINKYLKNKFEHLILNEGFICDELHKTSMANFAATAQNIYEVILLSMAEYWILKTKISNVCLAGGCSLNCLANGKLLLNPQVSSVFVPPGSNDAGTSIGAGVYAYFLNSDEIPYVDHESANGHIYSENEILQCLNKHNLKFSKFSNTIDFIARVLADGKNVGWFQGGIEFGPRALGYRSILSSADTNSGKDELNYIKGREKWRPFGCIILENKIAEYFEINTERLPDLRYMNVALPVRKNKAKQIPAVVHVDNTSRIQSVTESEKELNNLLKKYYEITGIPLLINTSFNTRGEPIVNTPNEAIVAFKTLNLDYLIMNDILVSRPNCNVLENKEV; the protein is encoded by the coding sequence TTGAAAAGTGATTGTAATATACTTGGCATTACATCTCCTATGAGTTGGGATTCGTCAGCTTGCATACTTAAGTCTGGCCAATTATTCGCTGCTGCAGAAGAAGAAAAAATTATACGTATAAAGCATGCTCCTCATCATGAACCAATTAATTCTATTGATTTCTGCTTAAAAACATCAAATCTAAGCATGAAAGATATTGATTGTATAGCTACTGCATACATGAGTAATGAAGAGTATCTTGTCCGTAGATTTTTGTATGGTCTAAAGTATCTTTCAATAGACGATCTGTTAGCTCCATATTATTATTTTAAAAATAGTGAGCATTTCAAGAAACTTAATAGCTGGAATATTCTAAATAAGAATAAAAATAAGTTAATTAACGTTGAACATCATTTAGCACATTCATTTCACTCATTTTCTTCATCAGAATTTGAAAAGGCTTTAGTAATTTCATTAGATGGTGAGGGCGAAACAGTATCTGGTTTGATTTCTGTTTTTTATAGAAGAGGATTTCAAATATTGCATAGAATTCCTTTGAAGTACAGTTTAGGGTCAATGTATGAATCATTTACAGATTTTATAGGATATAGCTCGCATTATGATGAAGGCAAAGTAATGGGTCTTTCATCATATGGAACAGCAAATGATACGATTGTAAATGATTTAGTTAAATCTGACCAGAAATGTACATTTAGAATTGCTACAAGGAAGATCAATAAATATTTAAAAAATAAGTTTGAACACTTAATTTTAAATGAAGGCTTTATTTGTGATGAATTACACAAAACATCAATGGCTAATTTTGCAGCAACAGCACAGAATATATATGAGGTAATCTTATTGTCGATGGCCGAGTATTGGATTTTAAAAACAAAAATTTCAAACGTTTGTCTTGCGGGAGGATGTTCACTAAATTGCCTTGCAAATGGTAAGTTATTGCTAAATCCACAAGTAAGCTCCGTGTTTGTGCCCCCTGGTAGTAATGACGCTGGAACTTCAATTGGAGCAGGAGTTTATGCTTATTTTTTGAACTCAGACGAAATACCATATGTTGACCATGAATCTGCTAATGGCCACATCTATTCGGAAAATGAAATATTGCAATGCTTGAATAAACACAACCTTAAATTTTCGAAATTTAGTAACACAATCGATTTTATAGCACGAGTACTTGCAGATGGAAAGAATGTAGGATGGTTTCAAGGAGGTATTGAGTTTGGACCTAGAGCTTTAGGCTATAGATCGATTCTATCCTCCGCTGATACTAATTCAGGAAAAGATGAGCTTAACTATATTAAGGGCAGAGAGAAGTGGAGACCATTTGGTTGCATTATACTAGAAAACAAGATTGCAGAGTATTTCGAAATAAATACAGAAAGATTGCCAGATCTAAGATACATGAATGTTGCATTGCCCGTTCGAAAGAATAAAGCTAAACAAATCCCTGCAGTTGTGCATGTTGATAATACGAGTAGGATTCAATCTGTTACAGAATCAGAAAAAGAATTAAATAATCTATTAAAAAAGTATTATGAAATTACAGGTATTCCTTTATTGATAAATACTTCTTTTAACACAAGAGGGGAACCTATTGTAAATACTCCAAATGAGGCCATCGTAGCATTTAAAACTCTAAATTTGGATTATTTAATCATGAATGATATTTTGGTTTCTAGACCAAACTGTAATGTTCTTGAAAATAAAGAGGTATAG